Sequence from the Sphingomonas sp. SORGH_AS_0950 genome:
AGCCGCCCGAGGATCAGCTTGGGCAGGACATATTCCAGCATCCGCGCATAGCCGCTGATATACCAGGTCGGCGCCAGCCCGATCCGCGCATGGACCTGCCCGATATGGGTCGAGGAGGCGGCATAGTCGCGGTCGAGCGGGCGCGAGAACAGCTTGCGCCAATGCTCCATCTGCTTGTCGCGGGCATGGTCCATCCGCGCCTGCGACGCGAACAGCCCCCGGATCTGCGACGTGTTGGCGATGTGACGGTATAGCGCGGTCAGCGCCGCGGGGGCGTGCCGTTCGATCGCGCGCTTGACCATCGGGAAGGTCGCATAGCTTTGCGCGTCATAGTCGAACGCCGCCAGCCTCTGCTCAAAATCAATATGTTCCGATCCGCTCACGGCCCATCCTCCATGCCATGCCCTGTTATGGCAAAGAGGGTTAAGAAGCCGTGGCCGTTACCGATGGGGCACGATTTTTTCCCGCAACCCACGTCGGTTACGCGATCGGCCCCGAAACGGGCCGGGCCGCCTGCGCGAACCCGGCCCCTGGGCTCAGGCGGCCAGCCCGTGATGGCGCAGCAGCGCATCCGGCTCCGGCGCGCGGCCGCGGAAAGCGCGGAAATTCTCGGCGGCCGGACGACTCGCCCCGCGCGCCAGCACCTCGCGGCGGAACCGGTCGCCCGCCACCTGGCCTTCCTCGGCAAAGGCGGCGAAGGCATCGGCCGACAGCAGCTCGGCCCAGAGATAGCTGTAATAGCCCGCCGCATAGCCGCCCGCAAAGATATGGGCGAAGCTGTGCGGGAAGCGATTCCATTCGGGCGGGCGAATCACCGCCACCTCGTCGCGCACCGCGTTCAGCACCGCCATCACCCGGCCGCCCTGTGCCGGGTCGAAGTCACGATGCAGCCGCAGGTCGAAGGTCGCGAATTCGATCTGGCGCAGCAGGAACAGCCCGGCCTGGAACCGCCGCGCCGCCAGCATCTTGGCGAACAGGTCGTCGGGCAGCGGCTCGCCGGTTTCGACATGCGCGGACAACTGGGTCAGCGTGTCGCGGTCCCAGGCGAAATTCTCCATGAACTGGCTGGGCAGCTCGACCGCATCCCATTCCACGCTGGAAATCCCGCCGATCGAGGGCAGGTCGACCTCGGTGAGCAGATGGTGGAGCACATGGCCGAACTCGTGGAGCAGCGTGACCACATCGCCGTGTGCCAGCAGCGCGGGCGTATCGCCCGTCGCGGGCGGGAAGTTGCAGGTCAGATAGGCGATCGGCCGATGGAACCGGTCGGCATCGCGGAAGCGCGGACGGCACACGTCCATCCAGGCACCCCCGCGCTTGCCCGCGCGTGCATGGAAATCACAATAGACGCCCGCGACGATCTCGCCGCTCGCATCCTGCACGTCATAATAGTGGACGGCGTCATTCCACACCGATACGCCCGGCCGCTCGACCAGGCGAATGCCATAGAGCCGCTCGATCAGCGCGGTCGTGCCCTCCATGACGCGGGGCAGGGGGAAATAGGCGCGGATCGCCTCGCGATCGACGCCGAAGCGTTCGCGGCGCATATGCTCGGCGACATAGCCGGTGTCCCAGGGCTCCAGCTTGGCGATGCCGAATGTCTCGGCGGCATAGGCGCTCGCCTCGGCCAGTTCGCGCTCCGCCAGCGGGCGGGCTCGTGCGGCCAGGTCGGACAGGAAGGCCAGCGCCTCGTCGGCCGACTGCGCCATCTTGGTCTCGACCGAGCGCGCGGCGGCGTCGGAGAAGCCGAGCAGCCGGGCGGCCTCATGGCGCAACTCCAGGATGCGGTCGATCCGGGCGCTGTTGTCATGGGTGGGATCGGCGGCCTGGTCCGAGGCGCGGGTGGCATAGGCCTTGGCGACACGCGCGCGCAGGTCGCGATTGTCGGCCTGGGTCAGAATCGCCTGAACGCTGGGTTCGCGCAGCGTGACGAGCCAACCATCCAGCTCCTTTTCGGCGGCATAGGCGGCCAGGATCGCCTTGGCATTGTCGGTCAGGCCCGACAGCAGCGCCTCGTCGGTGACGTGCTCGCCCCAGGCCTCGCTCGAATCGAGCACGGCATTGCCGAACTCGGTGGTCAGCTTGTTCAGCTCGACCCCGATCTCACGGAACCGCGCCTTGGCCGCATCGTCCAGCCCGACGCCCGACAAAGTGAAGTCACGGCGGGCCAGCACGACCGCGCGGGCCTCGGTCTCGGTCAGCGGCGCGAGGTCGACCCGGTTGAACGCGGAGAACAGGCGCGGATCCTGTCCGGCCTCCAGCCCATATTCGGCGAGCATCGCCTGCGCCTCGGCATAGGCGGCGCGCAGCTCGGGGGTGTCGGCGACCGAATGAAGATGCCCGGCGGGCGACCAGCCGCGCGCTATCGCGAACCCCGCGCGCTCGCTGGCCAGCACGACATCGGCGAAATCGCTGGCGTTGGATCCGCCGATCCGGTCGGCGGCGGCGCGGGCATCGGCGATCAGCGCCAGGGCGGCGGGCACCAGATGCT
This genomic interval carries:
- a CDS encoding M3 family metallopeptidase, translating into MTINPLLADTDLPDFAAVRPEHLVPAALALIADARAAADRIGGSNASDFADVVLASERAGFAIARGWSPAGHLHSVADTPELRAAYAEAQAMLAEYGLEAGQDPRLFSAFNRVDLAPLTETEARAVVLARRDFTLSGVGLDDAAKARFREIGVELNKLTTEFGNAVLDSSEAWGEHVTDEALLSGLTDNAKAILAAYAAEKELDGWLVTLREPSVQAILTQADNRDLRARVAKAYATRASDQAADPTHDNSARIDRILELRHEAARLLGFSDAAARSVETKMAQSADEALAFLSDLAARARPLAERELAEASAYAAETFGIAKLEPWDTGYVAEHMRRERFGVDREAIRAYFPLPRVMEGTTALIERLYGIRLVERPGVSVWNDAVHYYDVQDASGEIVAGVYCDFHARAGKRGGAWMDVCRPRFRDADRFHRPIAYLTCNFPPATGDTPALLAHGDVVTLLHEFGHVLHHLLTEVDLPSIGGISSVEWDAVELPSQFMENFAWDRDTLTQLSAHVETGEPLPDDLFAKMLAARRFQAGLFLLRQIEFATFDLRLHRDFDPAQGGRVMAVLNAVRDEVAVIRPPEWNRFPHSFAHIFAGGYAAGYYSYLWAELLSADAFAAFAEEGQVAGDRFRREVLARGASRPAAENFRAFRGRAPEPDALLRHHGLAA